One window of Mesoplasma syrphidae genomic DNA carries:
- the oppC gene encoding oligopeptide ABC transporter permease OppC, producing the protein MKNIDIKNIDINNLDSRLFEVVGDDLQSAEQIYTKPYKYWNTVLKKILKSYTFMICASILLIFIIMTCTVALGEKAVPEINTSNANKLPSWEHWFGTGSKGEDLWNKVWIGSRSTMIFALLVFSIQAALGILIGSIWGFYRKVDLLFLEIVRFLTAIPTLIFWLVIIFIFDKGMATIVFAISITSWIGLASLIRIQIILTRNSEYNTASKVLGSNGPRIIRKNIMPKILPIIIQTCAFVIPEAIAIDSTLAYLGFGFIPQNNNSVASLGSILNETLEGTAWQSYPHLLIIPLMIVGGISLVFYLIGKVLADSLDPKTHR; encoded by the coding sequence ATGAAAAATATTGACATTAAAAACATAGATATTAATAATTTAGACTCTAGATTATTTGAAGTTGTAGGTGATGATTTACAATCAGCAGAACAAATTTATACAAAGCCATACAAATACTGAAACACTGTATTAAAAAAAATATTAAAAAGTTATACTTTCATGATTTGCGCGTCTATACTATTAATTTTTATAATAATGACTTGCACAGTTGCTTTAGGAGAAAAAGCAGTGCCGGAAATAAACACTTCAAATGCCAATAAACTGCCATCTTGAGAGCATTGATTTGGAACTGGAAGTAAAGGTGAAGATTTATGAAACAAAGTTTGAATAGGATCTAGAAGTACTATGATATTTGCATTACTTGTGTTTTCTATTCAAGCTGCATTGGGAATCTTAATTGGATCGATTTGAGGATTTTATAGAAAAGTGGATTTACTTTTTCTAGAAATTGTTAGATTCTTAACAGCAATACCAACACTTATTTTCTGATTGGTAATTATATTTATTTTTGACAAGGGTATGGCAACGATTGTTTTTGCTATTTCTATAACCAGTTGAATTGGTCTAGCCTCTTTAATCAGAATTCAAATTATTTTAACTAGAAATTCTGAATATAATACTGCTTCAAAGGTTTTGGGTTCAAATGGACCAAGAATTATTAGAAAAAATATTATGCCAAAAATATTACCAATAATAATACAAACATGTGCGTTTGTCATTCCTGAAGCTATTGCTATTGATTCAACATTAGCATATTTAGGTTTTGGATTTATTCCACAAAACAATAATTCAGTTGCATCACTTGGGTCTATTCTAAATGAAACACTTGAGGGTACAGCATGACAGTCATATCCGCACTTATTAATAATTCCACTAATGATAGTTGGGGGAATATCACTAGTATTTTATTTAATTGGTAAAGTATTAGCGGATTCATTGGATCCAAAAACTCATAGATAA